The Mixophyes fleayi isolate aMixFle1 chromosome 1, aMixFle1.hap1, whole genome shotgun sequence genome includes a region encoding these proteins:
- the QDPR gene encoding dihydropteridine reductase, with translation MAGAAEVQRVLVYGGRGALGSKCVDYFKSKNWWVASIDVTENAAASANVVVKLSDSFTQQSEEVTSAVDQLLSGQKVDAILCVAGGWAGGSAKAKSFYKNCDLMWKQSVWTSAISSHLATKHLKEGGLLTLSGANAGLSATPGMIAYGMAKAAVHQLCQSVGDEKGGLPANSAAVAVLPVTLDTPANRASMPDADFTSWTSLDFIAETFYNWTTGNNRPKSGSLIQVTTNKGKTELVPTRL, from the exons ATGGCTGGTGCTGCTGAGGTCCAGAGAGTCTTGGTGTATGGAGGGAGAGGAGCTCTGGGCTCGAAGTGTGTGGACTACTTCAAATCTAAAAACTGG TGGGTTGCATCCATAGATGTGACGGAAAATGCAGCTGCAAGTGCTAACGTTGTGGTAAAACTGTCTGATTCTTTCACACAGCAATCAGAAGAG GTCACCTCTGCAGTGGATCAGCTTCTAAGTGGTCAGAAGGTGGATGCAATCCTCTGTGTGGCAGGAGGGTGGGCTGGAGGCTCTGCAAAAGCCAAAT CGTTTTATAAGAACTGTGATCTGATGTGGAAACAGAGTGTGTGGACTTCAGCCATTTCCAGTCACCTTGCTACAAAGCATCTGAAAGAAGGAGGCCTGTTGACATTATCCGGGGCAAACGCTGGATTATCTGCTACCCCAG GAATGATTGCCTATGGCATGGCCAAAGCAGCAGTGCATCAGCTGTGCCAGAGTGTCGGCGATGAGAAGGGCGGACTGCCGGCTAATTCTGCTGCTGTAGCAGTCTTGCC GGTTACCTTGGATACGCCAGCCAACAGAGCCTCAATGCCTGATGCAGACTTTACTTCCTGGACATCATTAGACTTTATTGCTGA GACATTTTATAACTGGACAACTGGGAATAACAGGCCAAAGTCTGGCAGTCTGATACAGGTGACCACAAATAAAGGGAAGACGGAGCTGGTACCGACTCGGCTGTAA